A DNA window from Candidatus Ancaeobacter aquaticus contains the following coding sequences:
- the cysK gene encoding cysteine synthase A, producing the protein MSKIYDDITKTIGNTPLVRINKLTKGLPATILAKMEFFNPLASVKDRIGLAMIEAAESQGLINKDTVIIEPTSGNTGIALAFVCAAKGYKLILTMPDTMSIERRQLLKIFGAELILTEGAKGMKGAVDKAQELVNETPNSFVPQQFNNPANPEVHRRTTAEEIWNDTDGKVDYFIAGVGTGGTVTGVGTALKQKNPDIKIIAIEPVDSPILSGGKPGPHKIQGIGPGFVPEVLDMDVVDEIMTVGHAEAGLVARRLAKEEGVLVGISSGALMWAAIEVAKRKEAVGKTIVVVQCDSGERYLSTWLFDDKTKVNGTKYNG; encoded by the coding sequence ATGAGTAAAATATACGATGATATTACAAAGACAATAGGAAATACTCCTCTGGTAAGGATCAATAAGCTCACGAAGGGATTACCTGCGACCATTTTAGCTAAGATGGAGTTTTTTAATCCACTGGCGAGTGTAAAAGACAGAATAGGGTTAGCGATGATCGAAGCCGCTGAAAGCCAGGGCCTGATCAATAAAGATACGGTTATTATAGAGCCGACAAGCGGTAATACTGGCATTGCGCTTGCGTTTGTCTGTGCTGCCAAAGGGTATAAGCTTATTTTGACTATGCCGGATACAATGAGCATTGAACGGCGGCAGCTCTTGAAGATATTCGGAGCAGAGCTCATTCTGACCGAAGGAGCTAAAGGCATGAAAGGCGCAGTCGATAAAGCGCAAGAACTGGTCAATGAGACGCCAAACAGTTTCGTGCCGCAACAGTTTAATAATCCTGCAAACCCTGAAGTGCATCGCAGGACTACGGCAGAAGAGATTTGGAATGATACGGACGGAAAAGTGGATTATTTTATCGCTGGTGTCGGTACTGGTGGAACAGTAACTGGTGTTGGAACAGCGTTAAAACAAAAAAATCCTGACATTAAGATTATAGCGATCGAACCGGTAGATTCACCGATATTATCCGGTGGAAAGCCAGGGCCGCACAAAATACAGGGTATAGGACCGGGATTTGTTCCCGAAGTTCTTGATATGGATGTAGTAGACGAGATAATGACAGTCGGGCACGCTGAAGCAGGTCTCGTTGCCAGGCGTCTTGCAAAAGAAGAGGGTGTCCTTGTTGGTATATCAAGCGGTGCACTGATGTGGGCTGCAATCGAAGTTGCAAAACGAAAAGAAGCAGTAGGGAAAACGATAGTGGTTGTGCAATGTGATTCCGGCGAACGATATCTTTCTACATGGCTTTTCGATGACAAAACAAAAGTAAACGGCACAAAATATAACGGTTGA